Proteins encoded by one window of Dyella humicola:
- the cobO gene encoding cob(I)yrinic acid a,c-diamide adenosyltransferase yields the protein MLTAEERHRERMQRKKELVDRKIARATIERGVLVVNTGNGKGKSSSGFGMLARSLGHGFHCGVVQFIKGSFSTGEEAFFRRFPDEIDYHVMGEGYTWETQDKARDIEAADAAWQVAAGMLTDARYDFVLLDELNIALVKGYLDVGVVGAALAARPPQQHVVITGRGAPDRLVEQADTVTEMRVVKHAFEAGIRAQKGIEL from the coding sequence ATGTTGACCGCCGAAGAGCGCCATCGCGAGCGCATGCAGCGCAAGAAGGAACTGGTGGACCGCAAGATCGCCCGCGCCACCATCGAACGCGGCGTGTTGGTGGTGAACACCGGTAACGGCAAGGGCAAGAGTTCGTCCGGCTTCGGCATGCTGGCTCGCTCGCTCGGTCATGGCTTCCACTGTGGCGTGGTGCAATTCATCAAGGGCAGTTTTTCCACCGGCGAAGAGGCGTTCTTCCGTCGCTTTCCCGACGAAATCGACTATCACGTGATGGGCGAAGGCTATACCTGGGAGACCCAGGACAAGGCCCGCGACATCGAGGCCGCCGATGCAGCATGGCAGGTGGCGGCGGGCATGCTGACCGATGCCCGTTACGACTTCGTGCTGTTGGATGAGCTCAATATCGCTCTGGTGAAGGGTTATCTCGATGTTGGCGTGGTTGGCGCCGCACTCGCTGCGCGACCGCCGCAGCAACACGTGGTGATCACGGGTCGCGGTGCACCGGATAGGTTGGTCGAGCAGGCGGATACGGTGACGGAAATGCGCGTGGTGAAACATGCATTTGAGGCCGGTATCCGGGCTCAAAAGGGTATCGAGCTGTAG
- a CDS encoding cobyrinate a,c-diamide synthase has protein sequence MQPKTHHCPAVLVSAPASGQGKTSVTAALARWHTRAGRRVRVFKTGPDFLDPMVLERASGAPVYQLDLWMGGEDDVRARLYEAAGDADLILVEGVMGLFDGGMSSADLAQKLGLPVLAVIDGSAMAQTFGAIATGLARYREGLQVHGVTANRVGSAYHAQLLADSLPPDLRWLGALPRDASLALPERHLGLVSAGELPDIDARLDALADAWAAHASSELPPPAAFLPVATSPVGSRLRGLRLAIARDQAFCFIYPANLDVLRAAGAKLLFFSPIAGESLPDCDAVWLPGGYPELHLSALSGHDMLRQALHAHVDAGKPLLAECGGMLYALDELTNRDGETFSMAGLLPGRATMQTRLGGLGMQSVTLPEGTLRGHTFHYAHAAIDVAPLAMAVNPDKGPSNEGVYRRERLTASFMHAYFPSNPEAATKLFLP, from the coding sequence ATGCAACCGAAAACCCATCATTGCCCTGCCGTGCTGGTTTCCGCTCCGGCTTCGGGCCAGGGCAAGACCTCGGTGACCGCGGCGCTGGCGCGTTGGCATACGCGCGCAGGCAGGCGCGTGCGCGTATTCAAGACGGGCCCGGACTTTCTTGACCCGATGGTGCTCGAACGCGCCAGCGGGGCACCGGTGTATCAGCTCGATCTATGGATGGGTGGCGAAGACGATGTCCGTGCGCGCCTGTATGAAGCCGCCGGGGACGCCGATCTGATCCTGGTGGAAGGGGTGATGGGTCTGTTCGACGGCGGCATGTCCAGCGCGGACCTCGCACAGAAGCTGGGCTTGCCTGTGCTGGCCGTGATCGATGGCTCGGCCATGGCACAAACCTTTGGTGCCATTGCCACGGGGTTGGCGCGCTATCGCGAAGGGCTGCAGGTTCATGGCGTAACCGCCAACCGCGTTGGCAGTGCGTATCACGCTCAATTATTGGCCGACAGTCTGCCGCCCGATCTGCGTTGGTTGGGTGCCCTGCCGCGCGATGCATCACTTGCCTTGCCCGAACGCCATCTCGGCTTGGTGTCGGCGGGGGAATTGCCTGATATCGATGCCCGACTCGATGCGCTGGCCGATGCCTGGGCTGCGCATGCCTCGTCCGAGCTACCGCCGCCCGCGGCATTCTTACCGGTGGCGACGTCACCGGTCGGTTCGCGATTGCGAGGTTTGCGCCTGGCGATCGCGCGCGATCAGGCGTTCTGTTTCATTTACCCGGCTAACCTGGACGTGCTGCGTGCAGCGGGCGCAAAGCTGCTGTTCTTCTCGCCCATAGCGGGGGAATCCCTGCCTGATTGCGATGCGGTGTGGTTGCCGGGTGGCTATCCCGAGCTTCATTTGTCGGCGCTGTCGGGCCATGACATGTTGCGCCAGGCGTTGCATGCGCATGTCGATGCCGGCAAGCCTCTGCTCGCTGAATGCGGCGGCATGCTCTACGCGCTCGACGAGCTGACCAATCGCGATGGCGAGACCTTTAGCATGGCGGGCCTGTTGCCAGGTCGCGCCACCATGCAGACCCGACTGGGCGGACTCGGCATGCAATCGGTCACGTTGCCGGAGGGCACGCTGCGCGGACACACCTTCCACTACGCGCATGCGGCCATCGATGTGGCGCCATTGGCCATGGCGGTCAATCCCGACAAGGGGCCTAGTAACGAAGGCGTCTATCGCCGTGAACGCCTTACGGCGAGCTTCATGCATGCGTACTTTCCCTCCAACCCGGAGGCCGCCACGAAATTGTTCCTGCCATGA
- the cbiB gene encoding adenosylcobinamide-phosphate synthase CbiB produces the protein MTTALAMLAAILLDAWLGEPRRAHPLVAFGRLAGGIEARLYRDRYMAGLRAWSLAVVPLVVLCWLAAKMLGSMTGWLSFVFDAVVLYLAIGLRSLGEHATPVACALHDGNLPEARTAVGRMVSRDTHVLDETQVAAAATESVLENGNDAVFAALFWFVLFGAPGAVLYRLANTLDAMWGYRTARYERFGWAAARLDDALNYLPARLTATTYALLGDATRAWRCWQTQASSWDSPNAGPVMAAGAGAIDVRLGGAAPYAGVWESRPVLGEGLPPDAGAIARALRLVRRGVALWLAVACLFALLWRVTSHA, from the coding sequence ATGACGACGGCGCTTGCCATGCTGGCGGCGATCCTGCTCGACGCCTGGCTGGGCGAGCCAAGGCGTGCGCATCCGCTGGTGGCGTTCGGCCGGTTGGCGGGTGGCATTGAAGCGCGACTGTATCGCGATCGGTACATGGCTGGCCTGCGTGCCTGGAGCCTCGCTGTAGTGCCGTTGGTCGTGCTCTGCTGGCTCGCGGCCAAGATGCTCGGCAGCATGACTGGCTGGCTCAGCTTCGTATTCGATGCCGTGGTGCTCTATCTCGCTATAGGCTTGCGCAGCCTTGGCGAGCACGCCACGCCGGTGGCGTGTGCACTGCATGACGGCAACCTTCCCGAGGCGCGTACTGCAGTGGGCCGCATGGTTAGTCGCGATACGCACGTGCTCGACGAAACGCAGGTTGCAGCGGCGGCCACCGAGTCAGTACTGGAGAACGGTAACGATGCCGTCTTCGCTGCGCTGTTCTGGTTTGTCCTGTTCGGTGCGCCGGGTGCCGTGTTGTACCGGCTGGCCAATACGCTCGACGCCATGTGGGGATACCGCACGGCGCGATACGAGCGCTTTGGCTGGGCTGCGGCACGGCTCGATGATGCGCTCAACTATCTACCGGCGCGGCTTACCGCGACAACCTATGCGCTGCTCGGTGACGCGACGCGGGCATGGCGTTGCTGGCAGACGCAGGCATCGTCATGGGACAGCCCGAATGCCGGCCCGGTCATGGCGGCCGGTGCGGGTGCGATTGACGTGAGGCTGGGTGGCGCGGCGCCTTATGCCGGTGTGTGGGAGTCTCGACCGGTGCTGGGCGAAGGGTTGCCGCCGGACGCAGGCGCCATTGCACGTGCGCTTCGATTGGTGCGACGTGGTGTGGCGCTGTGGCTGGCGGTGGCATGCTTGTTTGCGTTGTTATGGCGGGTGACCAGCCATGCTTGA
- the cobD gene encoding threonine-phosphate decarboxylase CobD — protein sequence MLEHGGRLQQAAITYGIALPDWLDLSTGISPFAWPVPEIPAQAWHRLPEDDDGLVDVAQAYYHAPQLLPVAGSQAAIQALPSLRGPSRVGVIAPGYNEHAHAWRRAGHEVTCLSAWSLLERADELDVIVLIHPNNPGGERFQREALLACHARLRARGGWLIVDEAFMDVSPDDSLCPFTARDGLVVLRSVGKFFGLAGIRAGFVCTSRPLLDALRDYLGPWTLSGPTRHVLKLALADRDWQAQARGWLRHGSARLAEVLLMHAVTPTAGCAFFHWWRHELAPSWHHALAERGILTRLFDEPRSLRFGLPADEAGLLRLDQALASVRLMGMT from the coding sequence ATGCTTGAGCACGGCGGACGCTTGCAGCAGGCAGCCATCACCTATGGCATTGCGCTCCCGGACTGGCTTGATCTCTCCACCGGCATCAGTCCCTTCGCGTGGCCGGTGCCTGAGATCCCGGCCCAGGCATGGCATCGTCTACCCGAAGATGACGACGGTTTGGTGGACGTGGCGCAGGCCTACTATCACGCCCCACAGCTGCTGCCGGTTGCCGGTTCGCAGGCCGCCATCCAGGCACTGCCAAGCTTGCGCGGGCCGTCCCGCGTAGGCGTCATCGCTCCCGGTTACAACGAGCACGCACATGCATGGCGCAGGGCGGGCCACGAGGTGACCTGTCTATCGGCATGGTCGCTATTGGAGCGTGCCGACGAGCTAGACGTCATCGTGCTGATCCACCCGAATAACCCGGGCGGTGAGCGGTTCCAGCGTGAGGCGTTGCTGGCCTGCCACGCGCGCCTCAGGGCCCGCGGAGGTTGGCTGATCGTCGATGAGGCCTTCATGGACGTCTCGCCGGACGACAGCCTTTGTCCGTTTACCGCGCGTGACGGGCTGGTCGTGCTGCGTTCGGTTGGGAAGTTCTTTGGACTGGCGGGTATCCGCGCGGGCTTTGTATGTACGTCAAGGCCGCTGTTGGATGCGCTTCGAGACTATCTCGGTCCGTGGACCTTGAGCGGCCCGACTCGCCACGTGCTCAAGCTGGCGCTGGCCGATCGTGACTGGCAAGCGCAGGCACGCGGATGGCTTCGACATGGCAGCGCGCGGCTTGCCGAGGTGTTGCTCATGCACGCGGTCACACCGACAGCAGGCTGCGCGTTCTTCCATTGGTGGCGTCATGAGCTGGCCCCGTCGTGGCATCACGCACTGGCCGAGCGCGGCATCCTCACGCGGCTGTTCGACGAGCCGCGTAGTCTGCGTTTTGGATTGCCTGCCGATGAGGCTGGCTTGCTTCGCCTGGACCAAGCTTTGGCAAGTGTCCGTTTGATGGGGATGACCTGA
- a CDS encoding cobyric acid synthase, with protein sequence MSASVLMVQGCTSDAGKSTLVAALCRWLHRRGVAVAPFKPQNMALNSAVTVDGGEIGRAQAVQAQAARVPPHTDFNPVLLKPNSDVGAQVIVHGHAIANMDARVYHDYKRIAMDAVLASHARLVSQYDAVIVEGAGSPAEINLRDRDIANMGYAEAVDCPVLLIADIDRGGVFAHLVGTLALLSDSERERVAGFVINRFRGDPALLQSGLDWLERETGKPVLGVLPFLQGLQLEAEDALPRDRTHKPGAGLRVAVPALPRISNHTDLDALRAHPDVDMRFVGPDEVPPACDLIVLPGSKSTRADLAWLRANGWEEAIERHLRYGGKLIGICGGFQMLGRFVHDPHGIESAPGSSVGLGWLDMETTLEERKKLRRVAGELVLGGARVSGYEIHCGVSHGAALARPSSKLDGGLPDGALSSDGQILGSYLHGLFDEPPALVALLAWSGLHDASSIDMHALREASIERLADAVETHLDTSALLRLLKLSATEPACAL encoded by the coding sequence ATGAGCGCCAGTGTATTAATGGTGCAGGGATGCACGTCCGATGCGGGGAAAAGCACGCTGGTGGCGGCGTTGTGTCGTTGGCTGCATCGGCGCGGCGTCGCCGTGGCGCCGTTCAAGCCGCAGAACATGGCGCTGAATTCGGCGGTCACGGTAGATGGTGGTGAAATCGGTCGCGCCCAGGCCGTGCAGGCGCAGGCGGCCCGCGTGCCGCCGCATACCGATTTCAATCCGGTCCTTCTGAAACCCAACAGCGATGTGGGCGCCCAGGTCATCGTGCACGGTCATGCCATCGCCAACATGGATGCGCGTGTCTATCACGACTACAAGCGCATCGCGATGGACGCGGTGCTCGCATCGCACGCACGGCTGGTATCGCAGTACGACGCGGTCATCGTGGAAGGTGCTGGCAGTCCCGCCGAGATCAATCTGCGCGACCGGGACATCGCCAATATGGGCTACGCCGAAGCGGTCGATTGCCCGGTGTTGTTGATTGCTGATATCGATCGCGGCGGTGTCTTCGCGCATTTGGTCGGCACGCTTGCACTGCTGTCAGATAGTGAACGTGAACGCGTCGCCGGTTTCGTCATCAACCGCTTTCGCGGCGATCCCGCGTTGCTGCAATCGGGTCTGGACTGGCTGGAACGCGAGACCGGCAAGCCCGTACTGGGCGTGCTGCCTTTTTTGCAGGGCCTACAACTCGAAGCCGAAGACGCCTTGCCACGCGATCGGACGCACAAGCCTGGCGCAGGCCTGCGCGTGGCCGTGCCGGCGTTGCCGCGGATAAGCAACCACACGGATCTCGACGCTTTGCGCGCGCATCCCGACGTCGATATGCGCTTCGTTGGCCCCGATGAAGTGCCTCCCGCCTGCGACCTCATCGTGCTGCCCGGTTCCAAGTCCACTCGCGCGGATCTCGCCTGGTTGCGGGCAAACGGCTGGGAGGAGGCGATCGAGCGGCATCTTCGTTATGGCGGCAAGCTGATCGGTATCTGTGGTGGCTTCCAGATGCTGGGCCGCTTCGTGCATGATCCCCATGGCATCGAGAGCGCGCCGGGCTCAAGCGTTGGACTCGGCTGGCTGGACATGGAAACCACGCTGGAAGAGCGCAAGAAATTGCGTCGCGTGGCTGGAGAACTGGTCCTGGGAGGGGCGCGGGTGAGCGGCTATGAGATCCATTGTGGCGTCAGCCATGGCGCGGCGCTGGCAAGGCCTTCGAGCAAGCTCGACGGAGGGTTGCCCGACGGCGCCTTGTCGTCAGACGGTCAGATTCTAGGCAGCTATCTGCACGGCTTGTTCGACGAGCCACCGGCTCTCGTGGCGTTGCTGGCATGGTCTGGTTTGCACGACGCATCTTCCATCGACATGCACGCCTTGCGTGAAGCCAGCATCGAGCGACTTGCCGATGCCGTGGAAACACATCTCGATACGTCGGCGCTGCTGCGCTTGCTGAAGTTGAGCGCGACGGAGCCTGCATGCGCACTCTGA
- the cobU gene encoding bifunctional adenosylcobinamide kinase/adenosylcobinamide-phosphate guanylyltransferase has protein sequence MRTLILGGARSGKSALAERLAVSSGHAVVYVATAQAHDAEMAARIAHHRARRPAHWSSVEEPLALADVLRAQVRPGRCVLVDCLTLWLSNLLGDADASRFEREVAALLDIFPSLTGQVLLVSNEVGLGVVPLGELTRRFVDEAGRLHQALANQCERVLFVAAGMPLALKGSLA, from the coding sequence ATGCGCACTCTGATACTCGGTGGTGCCAGGTCGGGCAAGAGCGCCTTGGCAGAACGGCTCGCCGTCTCGTCGGGTCATGCTGTGGTCTATGTCGCTACCGCGCAGGCGCATGACGCCGAAATGGCGGCGCGTATCGCGCATCATCGGGCGCGGCGCCCGGCCCACTGGTCAAGTGTGGAAGAGCCGCTGGCTCTGGCTGATGTCTTGCGTGCACAGGTTCGGCCCGGGCGTTGCGTCCTGGTCGACTGCCTCACGTTGTGGCTGAGCAATCTGCTCGGCGATGCCGATGCATCGCGTTTCGAGCGTGAGGTTGCGGCCCTGCTGGATATTTTCCCCTCGTTGACCGGGCAGGTCTTGCTGGTGAGCAACGAGGTGGGGCTCGGCGTGGTGCCGCTGGGTGAACTTACACGCCGCTTCGTCGATGAAGCGGGTCGATTGCATCAGGCGCTCGCGAACCAGTGCGAGCGTGTGCTGTTCGTTGCGGCCGGCATGCCGCTGGCCCTCAAGGGAAGTCTTGCATGA
- the cobT gene encoding nicotinate-nucleotide--dimethylbenzimidazole phosphoribosyltransferase: MSLDWLSVPCQSVDTKSEQLAREHQAQLTKPPGSLGTLETLAIRLAGLQHTVRPAVQQVWISVFAGDHGVAAEGVSAFPQVVTGEMVRNFANGGAAISVLARSLGAMLEVVNLGTVNDPGELPHVRRAFIAPQTQNFCERPAMTMAQLDMALRAGAESVAAARDAGAQLFIGGEMGIANTTSAAALACALLGELPMRLAGAGTGLDAAGIDHKAAVIARGLARYAADADALTWLGRVGGFEIAALAGAYIASAQRGLPVLVDGFITTVAALAATRINPGCRAWMFFGHRSRERGHGQTLAALNADPLIDLGLRLGEASGAATAVPLMRLACELHSRMATFAQAGVSGA, translated from the coding sequence ATGAGCCTCGATTGGCTGTCCGTGCCCTGTCAAAGCGTTGATACGAAAAGTGAGCAACTCGCGCGCGAACATCAGGCCCAACTGACCAAGCCGCCTGGTTCGCTGGGTACGCTGGAGACGCTGGCGATTCGTCTGGCCGGGCTGCAACACACGGTGCGTCCGGCAGTGCAGCAAGTATGGATCAGCGTGTTCGCCGGCGACCATGGCGTGGCGGCTGAAGGCGTGTCGGCCTTCCCGCAGGTGGTGACCGGCGAGATGGTGCGGAACTTCGCGAACGGCGGTGCCGCCATCAGCGTGCTTGCGCGCTCGCTCGGCGCCATGCTCGAAGTGGTGAACCTGGGCACCGTGAACGATCCGGGTGAATTGCCCCATGTGCGTCGCGCGTTCATTGCGCCGCAGACCCAGAATTTCTGCGAGCGGCCGGCCATGACGATGGCGCAGCTCGACATGGCGCTGCGCGCGGGTGCCGAAAGTGTCGCTGCGGCGCGCGACGCGGGCGCGCAGCTTTTCATCGGTGGTGAAATGGGTATTGCCAATACCACCTCGGCCGCGGCGCTGGCTTGCGCCTTGTTAGGTGAATTGCCGATGCGGTTGGCGGGTGCGGGCACGGGGCTGGATGCGGCAGGCATCGACCATAAGGCAGCGGTGATTGCGCGTGGCCTGGCTCGTTATGCGGCCGACGCTGACGCGCTGACGTGGCTGGGTCGGGTGGGCGGCTTTGAAATCGCGGCGCTGGCCGGCGCCTATATCGCATCGGCCCAGCGAGGCCTGCCGGTGCTGGTCGATGGTTTTATCACCACGGTGGCGGCGCTCGCGGCGACCCGCATCAATCCGGGTTGTCGCGCCTGGATGTTCTTTGGCCATCGGTCGAGGGAGCGCGGGCACGGTCAAACGCTCGCGGCGCTGAACGCCGATCCGCTCATCGACCTCGGTCTGCGCCTGGGCGAGGCAAGCGGTGCGGCTACCGCCGTGCCGCTCATGCGCCTGGCCTGCGAGCTGCACTCGCGCATGGCCACGTTTGCCCAGGCAGGGGTGAGCGGCGCATGA
- a CDS encoding histidine phosphatase family protein, translating to MTGTHIGIDLLRHGDTGQRSYRGQLDDALSALGWTQMRAAIFGRSWDAVVTSPLRRCADFAHDFAAARRLPLRVDERLAEYHFGEWQGVPIEVLANEQGEALAQFWADPVNCPPPGGERFSAFHARLCAALNDVAVEAESRRILVVTHGGVIRLLHCEAEGRDFGEMANIDVPHASVHPLAWVAPAAGLAKA from the coding sequence ATGACGGGCACGCACATCGGCATCGATTTGCTGCGCCATGGCGATACCGGTCAACGCAGCTATCGAGGACAGTTGGACGACGCCCTCAGTGCACTGGGCTGGACCCAGATGCGTGCGGCGATCTTCGGGCGTAGCTGGGACGCGGTGGTTACCTCGCCGCTGCGGCGATGTGCCGACTTTGCCCATGACTTTGCGGCGGCGCGCCGTTTGCCGCTCAGGGTGGATGAGCGATTGGCCGAATATCACTTCGGCGAGTGGCAGGGTGTTCCCATTGAAGTCCTGGCCAACGAACAGGGCGAGGCCCTGGCGCAATTCTGGGCCGACCCGGTGAACTGTCCGCCGCCGGGGGGTGAACGCTTCTCGGCCTTTCACGCCCGCTTGTGCGCTGCGCTCAATGACGTCGCCGTAGAAGCCGAATCCCGCCGCATTCTGGTGGTGACGCATGGCGGGGTGATCCGCCTGCTTCACTGCGAGGCGGAAGGGCGTGACTTCGGCGAGATGGCGAATATCGACGTGCCGCATGCCTCCGTGCATCCGCTGGCCTGGGTGGCACCGGCGGCCGGGTTGGCCAAGGCCTGA
- a CDS encoding adenosylcobinamide-GDP ribazoletransferase: protein MMRGLLLAIGFLTRLPVPERAFDGASVSSSSLAWYPAVGLLMGGLLWMLSWAMASAPPLLAAAVLLAVWVGLTGALHLDGLADSADAWVGGLGDSERTLAIMKDPRSGPMGVVALVLVLLLKFAALASLPPHNAALWLAPLLGRAVLTTAFISTPYVRSGGLGSALLGASRGASLAALLMTGLLCFYDGWLGLRALVVALTVFACWRLACMRRLGGMTGDTCGALTELVEAAVLVALAA, encoded by the coding sequence CTGATGCGCGGCCTGCTCCTCGCCATCGGCTTTCTCACCCGCCTGCCGGTACCGGAGAGGGCGTTCGATGGCGCATCGGTGTCGTCGTCCTCCCTGGCCTGGTATCCGGCGGTGGGGCTGTTGATGGGCGGCCTGCTGTGGATGCTTTCCTGGGCCATGGCCTCGGCGCCGCCACTGCTGGCCGCAGCGGTACTGCTGGCGGTCTGGGTCGGTTTGACAGGGGCCTTGCATCTGGATGGTCTGGCGGACAGCGCCGATGCCTGGGTGGGTGGTCTCGGCGACAGCGAGCGCACCTTGGCGATCATGAAGGACCCTCGCTCCGGGCCGATGGGCGTGGTGGCGCTGGTGCTCGTGCTGTTGCTGAAGTTTGCGGCCCTGGCCAGCCTGCCGCCGCACAACGCAGCTCTATGGCTTGCACCACTGCTGGGGCGCGCGGTGCTGACGACAGCCTTCATCAGCACGCCTTATGTACGCAGCGGCGGACTGGGTAGTGCGTTGCTCGGAGCCTCCCGCGGGGCCAGCCTGGCCGCACTGCTGATGACCGGGTTGCTCTGTTTTTACGATGGCTGGCTTGGCTTGCGCGCCTTGGTGGTGGCGCTGACAGTATTTGCATGCTGGCGCTTGGCCTGCATGCGGCGGCTGGGCGGCATGACAGGCGATACCTGTGGTGCCCTGACCGAACTGGTGGAAGCTGCCGTGCTGGTGGCGCTGGCTGCCTGA
- a CDS encoding FmdB family zinc ribbon protein, with translation MPIYEFECSGCGHRFDRLQKLSDPDPSVCPACDVAEVKRRVSAPSFRLAGGGWYETDFKKDGDKKRNLAGDSEAAKPSTPAPSTTGTSSDT, from the coding sequence ATGCCTATCTATGAATTCGAATGCAGCGGCTGCGGCCATCGTTTCGACCGCCTGCAGAAGTTGTCCGATCCTGATCCCAGCGTCTGCCCCGCCTGCGACGTGGCCGAGGTGAAGCGCCGCGTGAGCGCGCCCAGCTTCCGCCTGGCCGGTGGCGGCTGGTACGAGACCGACTTCAAGAAAGACGGCGACAAGAAGCGCAACCTGGCCGGGGACAGTGAAGCCGCCAAGCCTTCAACGCCCGCGCCGAGCACCACCGGCACCAGCAGCGACACCTGA
- a CDS encoding DUF3011 domain-containing protein yields the protein MLQIRTGCMGVLVGLVAGALLSATPQAHAQGREAIRCGSEDGSLTRCQMPWRDAELIRQESNSPCERGRSWGVDREGLWVDRGCRGQFVEAGRGGEWRDRDRRDDDRRDDERRDDDRDQGEWHPGPDWDREIRFQCESNDKQQQFCQVDVGGRGGVRLLQQLSGSPCEEGYSWGWNRAGVWVTRGCRGLFAVDRRW from the coding sequence ATGCTGCAGATTCGAACGGGTTGCATGGGGGTACTGGTGGGCTTGGTCGCGGGTGCGTTGTTGAGCGCCACGCCCCAGGCGCACGCACAGGGGCGTGAAGCGATCCGCTGTGGCAGTGAGGACGGCAGCCTTACGCGCTGTCAGATGCCATGGCGTGATGCCGAGCTGATTCGCCAGGAATCGAACAGCCCCTGTGAGCGCGGGCGGAGCTGGGGCGTGGATCGCGAGGGCCTCTGGGTCGATCGCGGCTGCCGTGGCCAATTCGTGGAAGCCGGGCGGGGTGGCGAGTGGCGCGACCGCGACAGACGGGACGACGACCGCCGCGATGACGAACGCCGGGACGACGATCGGGACCAGGGTGAGTGGCACCCCGGTCCGGACTGGGATCGCGAGATCCGCTTTCAGTGCGAAAGCAACGACAAGCAGCAGCAGTTCTGCCAGGTCGATGTAGGTGGCCGCGGTGGCGTCCGTCTGTTGCAGCAGCTGTCCGGCAGCCCCTGCGAGGAGGGCTACAGCTGGGGCTGGAATCGTGCCGGCGTGTGGGTTACCCGGGGTTGCCGGGGCCTGTTTGCGGTAGATCGGCGCTGGTAA